ccgggggggctccggaagtatgctgcacgcgttcctggagcccccccagtcaaggaccagggcaggacacccggagaggttttagtgggtatgtccccgtcgaCACGTTAGTCGGcagggaagagccccacataaccaccaggcctcccccggggcctggggtatgcggtaacgcatttcctctctgtaaacaaaaaaaaaaaaaaagggtctCCAACAGTTCCCCCCAGACATTGGCCTTGGACTTGGCAATGGCCGCCTGGAGGGTCTTCCTAGCGGCCCGGTATATCTTTTAGAGCCGGGTCGCTTCTTCCTCCGCCGCCCTTTTTCTTCGACGGTACCTCGTGTACTGGCGACGCACGATGTTGCACTCCCGTCTAAAAGATGCAATCTCCGGTGTCCACCAGTACACGGCCTTCTTTTTCGGAGGCCCGCCCAAACGTTGCCGGGGCATGGCGGTGTCGCAGACCTGCAACATCGCCTCCCGAAATCATGCCGCCTCCTCTTTGACATCGAAGTCGCCTTCCTCAGGGGTAACTTCCCAGGACTTGGCGATGGCAGCTGCCATCGCCATGTCCCCGTCCAAGCGCTTTAAGGACCATCGCGGGGGTGCACCTTCTGACTTTTCAGGCCGGGCGCACGGCTCTCTCACTGGGCCCGGTGAGGAGATCTCCATCACTATGTACCTATGGTCAGACAGGGTCTTCTCATCCGAGACCGACCAGTCAGTTACTTCGCCGTGCGCCTCAGGGAAGCCCATCGTTATATCCACGATGGAGCTCCCCCTGGCCGCCACACAGGTAGGCACCAAACCCCTGTTTATAACATGAAAGTCCAGTGCGGCAGCCCAGTCCCCCAACAACTTGGCCCTAGTGTCCGTGACTGGGCAACCCCAGTCAACGGACTTCGCGTTAAAGTCGCCCGCCACCAGCAACCAACCTGGCTGCAGGCAGCGGACGACCCTCTCGATTTCCTCTATTTTAGCTTCGAAATCACCGGGCGAGATGTTAGGGGAGATATACACCCCCACGACAGCCCTGTTCCCCCATCGGC
The window above is part of the Solenopsis invicta isolate M01_SB chromosome 8, UNIL_Sinv_3.0, whole genome shotgun sequence genome. Proteins encoded here:
- the LOC105199696 gene encoding uncharacterized protein LOC105199696, which gives rise to MTSHRLLQINVNHSARAQDLLIQAMAEWNIEVAIVAEPYAVPPADNRWRGDTAGLVAIVSKGGSAASSFVPVSRSKSYVACRWGNRAVVGVYISPNISPGDFEAKIEEIERVVRCLQPGWLLVAGDFNAKSVDWGCPVTDTRAKLLGDWAAALDFHVINRGLVPTCVAARGSSIVDITMGFPEAHGEVTDWSVSDEKTLSDHRYIVMEISSPGPVREPCARPEKSEGAPPRWSLKRLDGDMAMAAAIAKSWEVTPEEGDFDVKEEAA